A single Immundisolibacter sp. DNA region contains:
- a CDS encoding SDR family NAD(P)-dependent oxidoreductase, which yields MSISLDMFRLDGRLALVTGAGGGLGRVFAQVLAVAGARVCCADLDLGGARETADLIAAAGGQAEARAVDVADVESVDVLARALQAGGRLDVLVNNAGIATRTARVHEMPVADWDRLHAVNTRGVFLVTRACLPLMLRAGKGSVINLASVAALVGVTPELPAVAANYSASKGAVVGFTRQAAVEYAADGIRFNAIAPGWHLGTQLGRESLGSWQPEQLQAFLAGIEARTPMGRTAQPEELAGLCLYLASDASGFMTGQIIANDGGWTAW from the coding sequence ATGAGTATCAGCTTGGATATGTTCCGGCTGGATGGCCGGCTGGCTCTGGTCACCGGCGCGGGTGGTGGATTGGGCCGCGTCTTTGCGCAGGTGCTGGCGGTGGCCGGCGCGCGCGTGTGCTGCGCGGACCTTGACCTTGGTGGCGCCCGGGAGACCGCGGACCTGATCGCCGCGGCCGGCGGGCAGGCCGAGGCGCGGGCGGTGGATGTGGCGGATGTGGAGTCGGTCGATGTGCTCGCGCGCGCGCTGCAAGCGGGCGGGCGGCTCGATGTCCTGGTGAACAACGCCGGCATCGCTACCCGCACCGCCCGCGTCCACGAGATGCCGGTGGCGGACTGGGACCGGCTGCACGCGGTCAACACCCGCGGCGTGTTCCTGGTGACGCGGGCCTGTCTGCCCCTGATGCTGCGTGCCGGCAAGGGTTCGGTAATCAATCTGGCATCCGTGGCGGCCCTGGTGGGCGTCACTCCCGAATTGCCGGCGGTGGCCGCCAACTATTCCGCATCCAAGGGTGCGGTGGTCGGTTTCACGCGGCAGGCGGCGGTGGAGTACGCGGCGGATGGCATTCGCTTCAACGCCATTGCTCCGGGCTGGCACCTGGGCACCCAGCTCGGCCGGGAGTCGTTGGGCAGCTGGCAACCCGAGCAGTTGCAGGCGTTTCTGGCCGGCATCGAGGCGCGCACGCCGATGGGCCGGACTGCCCAGCCCGAGGAACTGGCAGGGCTGTGCCTGTACCTGGCCAGCGATGCCTCGGGCTTCATGACCGGCCAAATCATCGCCAACGACGGCGGCTGGACTGCCTGGTGA
- a CDS encoding SDR family NAD(P)-dependent oxidoreductase, whose translation MESRFNGRSAIVTGAASGMGQATALRLAAEGACVCLADVDEAGNQRTLASIRAVGGEAFACQCDVTDEASVVAMAVRTEQAYGPVRILFNNAGIEDHDGNSDELSVDNWDRIQAVNTRGVFLVAKHAIQSMLRGGGGVITSTSSIGGLIGGPGLHSYSASKGAVISLTRALAVTYARQGIRANAICPGLVLTPMVERIGPQFLQMALGMTPLGRGAEPSEVANLVAFLSSDEAGFITGSIIPIDGGFTAQ comes from the coding sequence ATGGAGAGCAGATTCAATGGCCGCAGTGCCATCGTTACCGGTGCTGCCAGTGGTATGGGGCAAGCCACGGCGCTGCGCCTGGCTGCCGAGGGCGCGTGTGTATGCCTGGCGGATGTGGATGAGGCTGGCAACCAAAGGACGCTGGCGAGCATCCGTGCCGTAGGCGGTGAAGCATTTGCCTGCCAGTGCGATGTCACCGACGAGGCGAGCGTGGTGGCCATGGCCGTGCGTACCGAGCAGGCCTACGGCCCGGTGCGGATTCTGTTCAACAACGCCGGCATCGAAGACCACGACGGCAACAGCGACGAGCTGAGCGTGGATAACTGGGATCGCATCCAGGCGGTCAACACCCGCGGCGTATTCCTGGTTGCCAAGCACGCCATTCAGAGCATGCTGCGCGGTGGCGGCGGGGTCATTACCAGCACCTCGTCCATCGGTGGGCTGATCGGTGGCCCGGGGCTGCACTCTTACAGCGCGTCAAAGGGCGCGGTGATCTCGCTCACGCGCGCCCTGGCGGTGACCTACGCACGTCAGGGCATTCGCGCCAACGCCATTTGCCCGGGCCTGGTCCTGACGCCGATGGTGGAACGCATCGGGCCGCAGTTTCTGCAGATGGCCCTGGGCATGACGCCGCTTGGACGTGGCGCGGAACCGTCCGAGGTGGCTAATCTGGTGGCTTTTCTGTCGTCCGACGAGGCCGGTTTCATTACCGGCTCGATCATCCCCATCGATGGTGGCTTTACAGCCCAGTAA